The genomic interval AAGATAGAAATCACTGTATTCCTCTATTTGACagtaataagaaaataaaatactacTGGGTCTTTAGTTGAAAAACTAAATATTGGGACGCCTGCTGCGTATcttgaatatattatttttgccATATTGCCTACCCCTACCAACAGCTGTTCTATCACATATTTTTGAAGAAAACATATATGAATCTATAAGCCAagataatgaaaataaatctcAGGGTTATTTTGTGGCTCAGTACAGCCACACTACAATTTCCTCAACTTAGAGAATGACAAAGGCAGAACCCAGTATAAGGTGAACCCAGTAATGATACGTTAACATGGGTAAAACGAACCTGGGTACTTTTAGAATTCTGGGAATTCAATGGATCTCAAATGCCTACATCTCAGTGAACGCCTCATCATACAAACCCCAGTCACTCAGGATGTTGTGTTGTCACAGCTGGGTCAGGGCTATACTGTAGTCAGGCCTGTGGTGACCACAAAGGGAGTACTGTTCCTCCCTGACCTAGCTAAGTCTGAATGAAGGGCCAACAGCAGAGGTCATTGTACTAGCCCAGTTTAGCAAAGACAGAAATGCAATATAATTCAGACTCTAACCATTATCATTGTATACCTTCAGAAGTATGCCTGGCTAGCTAGCTTTGATGTCAATCGTGTATAAGGGCCCTTGGCCATTAGGAATACTGTTGTGTCACATTTTAACAGAGTTTCCAAATGCCCAGTATAATTAAAAGGTTAACATGTAAACAAATTAATCTGCTATGCTCTAGAAAaactgcaaaactgttcacagtgGAAGCAAGAGGAACCAACACAGCTGTATCTTACGAAAGTTAGCAACAATGTATTTAGAAATACATTGTCTGACACCAGAGACATAATTTTGTtctaaattttttattttttaaaatctattaaGCAAAACATGATTCAAATAATGCTATTTTAccatcaaaacacacactatgtttacattttcaatAATTATAGACTTGCTGAAACAACCTGTGAATATCTCTCTTAAAATGGGTCAAGAAACAAAACTGAATCATCATAACTTACACTGGGCTCGAGTTCTCATGATCAAAAAGCTTTCTCTCAGATGCTTCATATTCTGCAGACTTCCGTCCCTGTACTTGGATGTtctgaaaataataaagcagaTGCAACTTTAAAATCCCACTACCTAAGGCATTAATTTATTAACACATGCTATTTTCTCATATAGATGATGCATTCCCTGCTAGAAGACAACTGCAATTTCAATACTCAGAAAGCTTTCTTTGCAGTTCTCTTTGTCTGAGGGTGTGGCTTTGTGTGTAGACATGGATTAATATTTGACCAATGACCTGCCTTTATTCTCACATTACTCATTCAACAAACCTCTCCAAATTAGGTTAAAAGCTAACAAGCTTTCCAAAAACAAGGCACtagtaaatatgtaaatgtagcAGTAGTTAAGGAAACAATGAATTTGTATTACTTTTGTCAAAAGGAATACACTAACCTGACTGTAGAAGTCATCAGAAGGAGAGGATCTTGATCTTTCATGAAAGCAAGGAGGCCTATTCCGCTCCTCCACTCCTTGGTCAAGGATGTTATCAGCAGAGTGGTATCTTCCAGATGTTCTTTGTTCCACAGTTTTTCTCTGTGACTTCCATGTTGCTTCATATTCTGCAAAAGTGCCAAGTCTATACAAGGGGTTTAGGCCATCTTGGCCTACATTAGGCTTTTTCTCAGAAGCTGGTTCCTCAGCATTGATACCTTTCAAAACAGTATCATTCTGTGCAAGCTCAGACTTTCCTCCAAGTTTAGATAACCTGGGTTCATCAATAATTTTTGGATTCTGCTTTGGCATGGGTTTGGGGTAGGCAGGTTTTCCCTTTGCCTCAAAGAATGTACGCTTGCCAACTAATGACACACTATCTAGGGGAGCTGGCTCCTCATCAACACCcatctcatttattttttcaggcTCAGAAAATGATCGCACCTTCTTTTCTACTGAAAAACGCTTTCGGCCACATATGCGGATCACCTGGTTAGCTTTGCTTGATGGTATTTCAGAGACATGTGACAGCACTGGTAAATCCTTCCGGACAGAGGACAGAGCTTCAGCTCCTGGGTGTTCCGGTAGAATTGGCTCCAAGTCTCTCCTCCTGAAAGAAGTAGCTTTTAGGACTCGAGCCTGGGCCTCCTTAAGATGATCTTTATATGTGCCAGTGAAGGAACCATCGGACGAACCAGAGGAGTTTTCAGTGGATTTTGAGAATGAAGGCTCTTCTGTATCAACTGATCCACTCAAGGTTGCTGCACTACGACTTTTCTGAAGTTGAGCTTTTCTCATTTGGATCTCATTTCTCAAGGTGGTGGCATATCTGTCACTACGTCGCACCTGCCTACCAGTCAGGGGATCATCAGATTCCTGTTGTGAACTTACACTTCCCCTGTTACTTTGGTCATCACATAATCTACCCTCTTGAGACAGAGAATGCAACAATGGATTTTTTTGTGGACATATGTTTGTGTCAAGTTCTTGGGAAGATTCTCTCGACTGGACAAGAATAGCAATTCTTTCATGCTGAGATTCCTTATCAGGAGGACAAGTGATGAAAGAAAGATCCGAATTTGCCACAGTATTTTGCTTCTGGGTTCCTCTAACTTCTGAACCCTCACCATTTGGGTCCTCATGTAATGGGGTATTGACAGCTGTGTATGTCCGATTCTGGCTGACAGTCTGCCTGTAGAATCCACTACTGTCTTCATTATTTAAGACATGATGAGGTACTTGAGGTGCCCTGTGTTTGTCTTTGAGCAGTCCTTGAGAGGTTCTATCATCTCCACCATGTGATATGTCTGTAACAGAATTAGCCTTCCAGTCCTCTACTCTCACCAAGGAGGCTTGAGACAACCCTGGAGGGTGCTGTCGAGATGTAACACAATAATATCTAGAGCTATGGTTATCAAGATTTTGGTCAATGGGTGTGCTGGACTGCGATGCAACAGGCCTCCTGTAGTGTGGCGTGTGGCTGTTGGTAGATAACTCTTGCATGCTGCTGTAGCAACTACCGTTGTTCTGAGACTTGGCTACAGAAGTGGTCTTGAACGGAGGAGCATGAAAAGTGCTTTCATCGCTGTATTGCCGCTGATGGTATGGCAAGTGCATGTAGGATACATGGCCTACTCTTACATCATTGGTAGACATAGAATATGTTTTGTCGGAGTTCAGATTGTAAATTTGCTGGTTATAACCCTCAGCTGCTATATATGGATTAAGTGTGTCATATTTCGGTGGAGAGTTGTAGATTTGAGAAGTTTCAAGGCCTGACTCGATGGCTTGGTAAATCTGCTGAgtgttttcagagacatctggTACTTTTTCTTGTCCTTGTGCCTGATGCTTTGACTGAACATGAAACCCAGGGCCTTCTGGGTAGCTGGGAACAAGACCTTTTTCATGAACTTTAGTAGCTGCAAAACTATCACTGCGTGTAGGTGGTGTAGGCGGTGGTGGTGAAGGTGCCATGGCCTTCTTCATGTCTGGAATATGCCAAACAGGTCCAGTGTTAGTCCTTCCAGTGCCAGAATGGCGGTAACCTGGCTGCTCCTCTGTTCTTGGACTTTCCTGACCATTGGTCCCTGAAGGCAGCTGTAGGTTTCCAATCCGATCATCCTGTCGCACCCCCTCACTTATGTTTTGCCCGTGCCTGACATTACATGGTCTGCTTCCTGAGTCCCACTGGCTTACCTTGTATAACATATTTTCTGTGGAAGCTGTGTTGCTTTTGGACAGTGTATAATCTGGGGTCCCTGAGCTGGTTGAAAAGGAACTGTAAGCAGAATCTCTTTTCCCACCCCCTATATGTTCAACGCTGTTTGCATTAGATTTGCTTGGAGAGAGACGACCAGGTGGATATGGGTGAGAGCCATGCTCTAAGCTGTCCATACTGCCCAAGGAGCTGAACTGGTCTGATACTCTGCGTAGATTTGTCTGGTCCCAGCCAGTAGTAATGTCAGTGGAGAAGGAACTGAGGAAACAAACATATTTCAGAGTCATCAGATGGAATTAAATTGTGCATACAGTAAAATGCAACCAAAAATGATAGAAAGAATCTTTCTCTTTCAAACTaacataatatatttaatctGAGCTCCCAACCTTGCATCATATCTTGTTTGCCAGACGGGTGATACTGTGGACTGTGTTTTGCCTGTTTCTGACTGACTCTCATTGAATTTGGTAGAGTGCCAAGAGTGAGGCCTGCTCATAGATTCATTTCTCctgaaacaaatgaaaacaggGAATAAGTGGAGAGGGCAGAGAAAGAGggtagaaaaataaataaaagagaaaaatacataGCAAGAGGGTAAGAAAACCAACATTGACCATGGTGTACAATTGCTATGACCAGCACAATATCTACTTTAAAAACCACAACAGAGATATAAAATGAATGTGGAAAGTTATGATCAAGGAACAAAAAGCAGCAGCCCTAATTTTCTCCATACACATTCATTTAAGAGCCAACCACTCTGAGACAAAAAATAGCACTTTTCAACTAAattggggaagaaaaaaaaaagaaatattcatACAACatactaaaataaaactgtttcaCACTTTCTACCAACCCATCTACTATGGTGAAGACACTGAAACATACCCTTTGAAATGGTTCTTTCTGCATTGTATGCAACAAGGCACAAGTAAGAAATATTACTGTGGCACATATATCAACAAATGTATAATTGCTCTTTCTAAATTACTACAGCTTCTTTTCTCTGTCAGTAAACgctaaatgtaataaatacaaatgcCAGAAGAAACACAATGAACAAGGACATCATGATATGGATAAAATAACACAGATGAATTGTGTGATGTcaacattttaacatatttgTGGGACACATGATGTGATCTGTTTAAGATTGGCCTGATTCACTTATGAAAACACAACTTACAAAATGCCTACAAAACACTAAAAAGTAACATCTAAGTTTAATAAGGATGCTCAGGGCAATAAAACGTGACAACTATTCTTGTAAACACTTAGTCCTACAAAGACCAATGTCATTTTGAGGATTACAAACTAATTCATTGAGCAGCCCTAACACAAGCCATAATATGTAGAAtatgtataataaataatgcAAAGCATGAAAAATATGCAAGAATGTATCTTAAGATGAaggcacacacaaaaaaaaaaaacccagaaaacaaacaatgggtttaatgtaaaaaaagaaatggagtCATGGTGCAGACGTGACTAGACTGAATGGGATGGTACAGGAAAAGGATGGGTCAGCTACTGAATACATCCATACCATACCTCATTGAACTTCGCAATATCTTCGTAAGAAAGCTCCGGGCCACATGAACATCACTCTCGGATGGCATTTTCTGTGCTACAATATCCACCATTTTCATCCTCCTGAGGGGGTTAGAAGGATGGGAACACAGAAACTGAATCGCTAACCTCAATAAAGGCTGAGGGGCAAAGTCTGTACTGCTATTCTTTTATGtgagataaaataataataataaaaattatagaAACTATATAAACTAATTCTAAATCCGTAATTATGTCTACATCCAATATGACCAAAACGACTACTGCAGAGCAATGAAGTCAGACTTCAGCCATATGGCTCAGATGAGAAATAGCTTGCCCAGCATGGGACAGAGGCTTAAGAGGCTAAAATCTTGTCACAGCACCAGATCAGCCACTCTCCGACACTTCCCAAGCTGCTGTCTGTCCCAAGAGTCAGACTTTATGAATGCTCATATATGAGACATCACTTGGCAAACATGcaggaaacagacacagggagacatcttgtggtgggaaaaaaaagaacaggaaaaaaaaatacaaggaGACATCTTGTggttggaaaaaaaagaaaacaggaaaacaatacaaaatcaTAAAAAGCACTAACAACTTGAAATATTGAACTGGTTTAAAGACAAAAATGCaagtaaatcatttaaaaatacactggAACTAATTTGAGAGCTTGTATAAATTGGCTGTAAACCAGGGGCATTTGATTCAGAATTTGGGCAAGAAGGCAAGGCAGTGTGGACCTTAACTGGTGGTATAGCACATTGCTGCCCTCTACATGGCAGACAAGGGTTTCAATGCCCAGCATGGacagacacaccacactgcaCCAATAATTGTCAAGCTCAGTATCATTACTGCTCTGCAGCCCTCTGGTGGAAaatgatgacacacacacatatatatatatatatatatatatatatatatatatatatatatatacacacacacacacacacacacacacacatacatataaataaatgcttgCACACAGTTGAATAAAAGCACAAGAAAACAATGCCATAACCTGCACCTAATTaaatgtgtagtttttattGTGTCAGGCAAGAAACCAACAATTCACAATACTTAAGGGGCTTACACCCTCAATGCATGAGGTCACAGTGAGTTAAATGCTgataaggtgtttttttttcccacaaacTTCAGTGCCTTAATGTATATAAGTAGTCAAAATTATATATCAGTAGTTAAAGTGAGGAGGGCTGATTCACAAAATAACAGAATTTGATTAACATGATACTATGTTATCTCAAATGTATACAATTTTGATATATGTTATAAAAAGTCAAAGGACatacttaaaactttttttttcaatgttaaCATTCTTTTACACCCAGTGAATTTGGATTAAGaataatttaatgaaaaaaTGCAATCTGAGCTGTGCCAAAGGTTTTGTGTGTATAAATTTCTGCATGAGAGACCCCTCTGCATTACAATGAAGTTTATCAGCAACTATTTGACAACTTAACATTTCATATATACTAACAGATTTAATGACAAATTAAGGAAAGAGAGGCCCAAAAGAGGTTGTTTCCCTGCTGTTCTCTTTCACTGCATAAATGCTTCAAATGTCTATGTGCTAGCCACACATGGTGCTTTTCATTCAGATGCTAATGCAGGTCCCTTTATTAGACGTATTGTCAGGGCTACAGCTGGTCCAGCACAGATATGCCAGTGGACTGGATCAGTAGAGCCCAAGCAGAataaggaggggggggggggttaggaAGAGAAATCCACTTCTACTGCTTTCACTGTGAGGCatgttcaaaaataaacaaatcactgCTGAAAAGCAACAGCCAACCCAACTGCTTCATGTAAATTATTCAGTGAGAACCAGCTCTGGCAAAAATTCTTAAATTCCAGAGgaaaaatgtaatacatttttgagAACAGTTGAGAAGAATAAAATACTAAGCATGTTCTTAGCTGCTTATGTAGGTCTGGGATGTACATGGTGAAAGTCAGGCCTAAATTAGTTGTGGGGTCAGAATACACATGCAACAGGTTGCACATTGTAACCACTACTTTCACCCTTATAGATGTACAGAGCACACAAAGGAACAATTCTTAAAAATTtgttcaatttaaaacaaaactaaagcTATTACTGTGCCTCCACAAAAGGCATAATAATAGGAGTGGGACAAAACAAATTATGGCTATAACAGCAAACAAGTCTCTGAACTTACCAAGTAAACCATCAAGGCAACATGGACACTGAAAGAAACATTCCCAATTAGGTTCCCAGAAAAGGAGATCTGAGAGGTTTGAGAGTCTGTGTTTGTTCCAGTAGACTCCTCAGGCACTGCATTCCACATTCACATCAAAGACTAGGCAGGACAAAAGGTCCTCAACAGATGACCGGTGCCTGATCAGAGCAGGAGTCTTTTAAAACATCTGCTGTTtccataaaaatgaattaaacagtCTTCACAAAGCCAGTTTAGAGATATGGCCCCGAAATAACAACATCTCAAAGTCTGTGTTTCAGCCAGGCGAGATCTCCACAAGAACTATGGTGGTTTTACCCTGGGAACGATTTGGGGAGGGGGCTTTTGTGATAGCCAGTCCCCCTTAAGTAATCTAGCAACTTCCAGCGTTCCATTGGCTCAGTGATGGTATGCTAATGAGCAGTTGAGAGGGCTGAACTCTGATGCACCATCCCTTGTTGAACGTCAGCCTTACATGTCTTCCATTACTATGGCAACATGTTGATCTTTGTAGAATGCAAGTGTACTGGTTGCTTAAGAAGAAACAGCCTTCAGCAATAATTTATCATTTAATAGTTTTAACAATCAGCAAACAAAACCATCCATAGTAAAAATGGTACAATTGTGTGTTTGGAGTCCTAAAGCTTTATACATAAAAGGGAGTTCTCCATGTAATAGACTACTTGACACCAGTGCTGTCCTCTTCATTCTTGCGTGGGGCGCCCATCTCAGGCAACTCCATTTCAACAGCCTCCCCATGACCCCAACCTCCCCAAGTAACTTACTCTGGTGTAATACCAGATTTGGACCTCACATTATCTGTAAAAAGCACATAAAAAGAGGTGATAAAAAGGAGCTTATAAAGAAGTCAGTGATGTATTAGAACTGAATTAATCAGTCTTCCAAAAAAAGTTGCACACTCAAACTTCACAGATTACAAAGTCACAAACTAAAGATAAACTCAGACAGAAGAACCACAAGGTCCTGGTAACAGATTTAATTGAGTAAAAACTTTCAATAATTAAAgaaatacacacataaacaaacagaatagataaaaaaataaatgtgtaatgctAAATCCAACAAAGACTGCTTATCTGATGTGGATAGCCAGCCTACATTTAATTGGCTCTGCTCAATAAGCAGCAGGTAGAAAAAGCAGAACTTTATTAAAGGTAACACTAGATACACAAGTCTGAAAAAAAATGCTGATGAAGTGCATAGAAGACTATATATGGGATCCAAcaattttcagtttttaaaggCCTACACAAAAGCTTTTTTCAGCAACTGCCTGAACTAGACCCCTGATACAGGGCCGAGAGAGGCCAAGCGTAAGCTGCCTGTAATGACCAACACATTCCTGGGCTGCATGTCATACCAACTGTTGAGTCAGTAGCTGCAAAGTTGGCTGACTACACCAATCCTGAAaaccaaagttttttttttcttctttgcatACAATCCTTTTATGTTATTGTTACACAGGTATGGAGCATATTTGGTGAAGTCTAGCAAATAAATGTATTCTGTAAAAAAGAATAAGTAGTATTACTTTATTAATTCTCTTGTGGAAAGTCTGATACATTTATTCCATCCATGGTAGTGaacccactaacacacactagtAGGCCGTGagcacatacatacacaacTGGAAAAGTGGGTTGCCAGCCATGTACCATGTGCATTCCAAATAACTGTCATACTGGAGTAACCGCAACAGTTCATGAACGGTTAAGAGGTTAACTAATAAGTGATTCTGCAACAAGTCCAAAAAGCTGCAACAATGAAAACTGCCAATCCACTTTCAGTCAGAAGGTGGTGCAGCAAATGCTTCATTTAACTGTGTTGGTTTGCGAACCCTACAGAGATCATTGTGGTACAGCGTTCGTCCTGTGCAGCTTCGTTCTTCCAAACAGTGCAAATTCAATCAACATTTTCCTGTTTCCACTCAAGTATGTAACAACATGTCATTGTGTGTCCAGGCATTTAAGTTTCATATTCATGGCATTAGCTCTCCATGTATAGCCTTTCTACTATCTTAGTTATGGTCTTTAACACTGACTCAACGTTGCTCATTAGTTCTTTAAAATAACCTTAAACAAACTGAGGGGCTACATATCTCATAGTCATATTTGCAATTAGCTATGATTATTTCAGATTATTGCATTTTCTTggtatgaaagtaaacatcaTTACAAACATTTGCTTAGCTTACGGAGTGAATTTTGTATCGAAAgttccaaaaaagcaaaaataaatctgcaagcaAAATCTTAAATGAAAAATGCAAGAACAGATGTTGATGTgaatgcaaaacagaaaaatatatattaaaagtatatttctTAAAGATACATGAACATTCAGTTATTTGATACTCATTTCCGTTTGCTTTTTGCATGCTGCCAGATGTGATTTCTCTTTTTCAAATCCATGTTTTCTGAATGATTTTGCAAGATCCTTTGGTAACAGAATAGTGATATCATTAATCGAATACTGACAACTAAACAGTTAACTTAAACAGTGCGCAATAAACATGTACATCCTGATCTGCAAATTGGTGAATTAATAATAAGAATTCTTAAGAAGAAAtaagtgggttcgattcccgctccgggtgactgtctgtgaggagttggtgtgttctccccgtgtccgcatgggtttcctcccacagtccaaaaacacacgttgcaggtggattggcgactcgaaagtgtccgtaggtgtgagtgtgtgagtgaatgtgtgtgtgtctgtgttgccctgtgtgcgccccctccagggtgtattccccgccttgcgcccgatgattccaggtaggctctggaccccccgcgaccctaaattggataagcggttacagataatggatggatggatggaagaagAAATAACAACTAAAAAAGGCTTGTTAATCTAGAAACCATGCAATTCATTTGCATTGGGAAATTTGCCGTTCTTTTGGCAGCAATACACTACAATTCAAGAGAATGAGCTTTTCTCAAACTGTACCTATCTCAGTTCAATTACATGTTCCTGTTGATTTACCCCCCATAAATACCAATGGAATGTGTCTAATTTGTGGATACCAGCCCACGTTGTTGGTGCAAACCTTACAGTGTTATTTTAGATGCAAGCAGCTATAAGCACTAGTTTTCACAGTTATATAtgatatgaataaaaaacaaacctaCAAAAGCTTTCATGTCTTTTTAAAGTCAGGAATATTACATAAGGCCAACATTTCACTTCATATCTTCTGCATGTCACTGAACAAGTATCTGTGTATGCCCCATGCTTTGATTAGTACTTTCTCAGATTATGTGACTGAGGAGCTTTGCTGGATATAATTGGATTCTGAAACCTACATTGACATTGCTCAGGTCAGTAATGGTACACACCAACATGATTCAATTAGGTAGACAGATGCATGTGGGGCAAACATATCTGAGACcaaatctaaaataaatactagGCTGTAATCTATTAAACAGAAAGAAGTAATTTTAAAGTACTGGGGTAGAATATGctacaacacaaatacaaattaatCTTTTTCAAACAGATTCAATTCTGTGGAAAAGTAGCCAAGATgattatgtttgttttgttagctGTCTTCCTCTATGAGTAAAACAGAAGCAAACaagtaaatgtgtttaaatgtggcATAGATTTGGGCTATTTCTGTTTGAAAATATCCAACCTTTCACATTTATACTGCCAAATGAATAATTTCCCTTGTAAATATTTGTATCATCTCTGTGCCTTCTTAACCACTAGATGGCATTaaatgattttttctcaatTGTTCATCTATAACAGAAAATTCAATCACTTGTTGAATAGTCTGTTCATACTGGATGCCAACCAGTGCTCTGACTCCCTTGATTCCAATAGGAATATATGATTCTGAAATAATAGTCAACACAAGTGTGGTAAGGATTTAGTAAGTTCACATTAAAAACAAccacagcaacaaaaacattatataacagttaagtaaataaaaagcagcaAGTTTCTATCGAGCTGACACAGCATTCATCACAGCTATGGACATACACAACTAGCAACATGGCAGTACCAGCACGCACATACAGACAAGCATACAAAGACACAACAATAGAAGTTCAGGGCAAATCTCTGGGGATGTGTATAGAGCAATGAGCAGATGAGTGTGAGCGTTCTGCTGTCATGTGAGGTAATGGTGACAACCACCCACCAGCTGTCTGTCCTCACAAGCCCACGAAGGCCTCAAAaatctaaacaaacaaaatctacAGGGCACTGTGGTTGCCTAGAGCAATAATGGAGCCATCCACAGACCACTTTTGTTTCACTAGGTCATTGCAATACAGTCACTCGACTGTAATGAAGATTTTGTTGTGGTAAGCTGTTAGACACGCTGACAATTTGCTAGCATCATTTCTGTGCTTTCAagctaaatatatttttcaatagTTGAAATGCTTCAGTGCACTCtatataaattaaactgaattagCTCTTGACACTACTTGAATTGTTCAAGTAGTTTGGATAAAAAGAATAAATTGTGTGCTGAGCAATAAAACACATCAATTCATATTTGTACACTTACGCAGCTAGCTAAGCTGAAGTAACtttactgcagcatttacaATCAACTGCTATATAATTCAGAATATTAAAATCAAACTGGTGAAAAAacattataattataatgtGATACACTGTAGTAAATAGCAAACCATGATATCTTATTGGCCTGGGTTTACCACCTAAATTGGCATTCCAATACTAACATAAGTGTAAACAAAGGGCATTTATTCTGTGTGGTCCCAAATAAACATACAACTATCATATCAGACCAGCATCCATCAACACTCAAGATTAAACGCTGATCTGAGATTCAAAAATGCCATTGGCAGTAATATGCAGTGCCCAAACAGTCTGTAACAGTACAAGTGTACCTAAAAACCACAATGCCTCACAGTTAAAGTGGTGTTTGTAAACTGGATTAATCAGAAAGAATTAttctttgtaatatttaatgtagTGATATAAACCTAAAAATGAAATTGGTCAGAGTAACTTAGACAACTCCCATGCTTAAGCATAACTGCATCATTTCACTCGGATATGGactattgcaaaatatctataGTTTTGCCCTTAGCATTTGCACCCACACATCCCATGTATGTTTGTACAGTACCTGGAACAAGCCTGACAACTCCTTCCCCTCTGTGTGACTTCACAGTTTCAAATGAAGTCATCATATGCAAAACACAGTCAATGCCCTTA from Hoplias malabaricus isolate fHopMal1 chromosome 3, fHopMal1.hap1, whole genome shotgun sequence carries:
- the shroom2a gene encoding protein Shroom2 isoform X2, whose product is MVDIVAQKMPSESDVHVARSFLTKILRSSMRRNESMSRPHSWHSTKFNESQSETGKTQSTVSPVWQTRYDASSFSTDITTGWDQTNLRRVSDQFSSLGSMDSLEHGSHPYPPGRLSPSKSNANSVEHIGGGKRDSAYSSFSTSSGTPDYTLSKSNTASTENMLYKVSQWDSGSRPCNVRHGQNISEGVRQDDRIGNLQLPSGTNGQESPRTEEQPGYRHSGTGRTNTGPVWHIPDMKKAMAPSPPPPTPPTRSDSFAATKVHEKGLVPSYPEGPGFHVQSKHQAQGQEKVPDVSENTQQIYQAIESGLETSQIYNSPPKYDTLNPYIAAEGYNQQIYNLNSDKTYSMSTNDVRVGHVSYMHLPYHQRQYSDESTFHAPPFKTTSVAKSQNNGSCYSSMQELSTNSHTPHYRRPVASQSSTPIDQNLDNHSSRYYCVTSRQHPPGLSQASLVRVEDWKANSVTDISHGGDDRTSQGLLKDKHRAPQVPHHVLNNEDSSGFYRQTVSQNRTYTAVNTPLHEDPNGEGSEVRGTQKQNTVANSDLSFITCPPDKESQHERIAILVQSRESSQELDTNICPQKNPLLHSLSQEGRLCDDQSNRGSVSSQQESDDPLTGRQVRRSDRYATTLRNEIQMRKAQLQKSRSAATLSGSVDTEEPSFSKSTENSSGSSDGSFTGTYKDHLKEAQARVLKATSFRRRDLEPILPEHPGAEALSSVRKDLPVLSHVSEIPSSKANQVIRICGRKRFSVEKKVRSFSEPEKINEMGVDEEPAPLDSVSLVGKRTFFEAKGKPAYPKPMPKQNPKIIDEPRLSKLGGKSELAQNDTVLKGINAEEPASEKKPNVGQDGLNPLYRLGTFAEYEATWKSQRKTVEQRTSGRYHSADNILDQGVEERNRPPCFHERSRSSPSDDFYSQNIQVQGRKSAEYEASERKLFDHENSSPVLNESGYSDVVSKQNVQQLFLNEGDPEKNLSDPFLDIQKSPPSPASYILDHSILPEPLSFTKSKGQISQRPSLQCQDKYTYPEATSPLSNSLGGATDSHSPGTDTTTVLVPTQIFWKDPEYNKISKIEGERQQEITPPATPSPLAPPVNQATGLTRPTMEEQRSPSPQFAPQRLTDKPPVSISLHDENSGRMDEVTDENTTVKKVPIKIVHSESNTEKLSRQYLHPSSETPPSSYGSTLSSLSCLAAPEHSSSPFCTYTKQKDQEAEVQDTGMGNQKGQEPQNNVSGPQELNDQQTDPSVDQYSNGKSSVNLSSSSYSEEDEKREVLARDIMDKDKSLAEVLDQSKMRTTMDLMEGIFPQGEQLMEQTHQRRRVAPKQASSRSSEDRREDDTMAAVAALVTSSTYYSTSAPKAELLIKMKDMQEQSVELDSEEELQEDNDNDLANKKQELIQSLSKKLQVLREARESLQEDMQDNNALGEEVESIVQAVCKPNELEKFRMFVGDLDKVVSLLLSLSGRLARVENALNSLEEDAPLEERRTLTEKRKLLIRQHEDAKELKENLDRRERVVYDILASYLQEESLADYEHFVKMKSALIIEQRKLEDKIKLGEEQLNCLMDSLPPDQRMPF